Proteins encoded together in one Nostoc sp. PCC 7524 window:
- a CDS encoding phosphodiester glycosidase family protein has translation MVKMPNCHRKQNYSAIANGGQNVISMRGCANAKQLNYSLLQATISPILVISLCLSASYAANAQTPLSDAQANSKLISQSASSAGSQISLNGRNLPAAWWQQPGGTNQVRTFISDGALRQLIGIDLLSSNNTARQPIQWFSASNQSLVLNTALLAGYRYLDVTNLAQTAGWQMQVRGNTLVITTPPAQVKNIRQSQRPAIVSNSSPLQTARIVLDLDRPTPWQVRQGLPIKTLLDDPNSPVPNASAPVNREWTIVLDGIADASLIQRYTPLPATQSPILQPNQLKQSQSNQRLEPLIQKVEVVNNQTLISLSVPLDLSPQISSIANPNRLVIDLRPDALNTRDINWATGLRWRQQLINLGADRFPVVWLEVNPRTVGLTLKPMVATAGTLIGTAPIIQTAQRYLAVAAINAGYFNRNNRLPLGAVRRDGQWLSSPILNRGAIAWNDSGQFHFGRLTLQETLIAANNLRLPILFLNSGYVQSGIARYTPVWGETYTPLTDNEIVLVVQKDQITNQLAGGKAGQTNLPIPKDGYLLTLRGSATNTASQLAVGSAVRISSTTTPAEFNRYPHIIGAGPLLLQNSQIVLDAQAEQFSKAFIAQKASRSGICTTANGSLMITAVHNRAGGPGPTLAEYAQLMQLLGCVNALNLDGGSSTSLYLGGQLLDRYPNTAARVHNGIGIFLQPR, from the coding sequence ATGGTAAAAATGCCAAATTGTCACCGAAAACAAAACTACAGTGCGATCGCCAACGGTGGGCAGAACGTCATCTCTATGAGAGGCTGCGCCAACGCCAAGCAGTTAAATTACAGCTTATTACAGGCGACTATATCACCAATACTTGTAATATCACTGTGTTTGTCTGCTAGCTATGCCGCCAACGCCCAGACACCACTATCTGATGCTCAAGCCAATTCCAAATTAATTTCACAATCTGCCTCATCTGCTGGTAGCCAAATTTCCTTAAATGGTCGCAATCTGCCCGCAGCTTGGTGGCAGCAACCAGGAGGGACAAATCAAGTCAGAACATTCATCAGTGATGGTGCTTTGCGGCAATTGATAGGAATAGACTTATTAAGCAGCAACAATACAGCCAGGCAACCAATTCAGTGGTTTTCCGCAAGTAATCAATCATTAGTTTTAAATACGGCTCTATTGGCTGGCTATCGCTATCTTGATGTGACTAATTTAGCCCAAACCGCAGGATGGCAGATGCAAGTCCGAGGTAATACTTTAGTAATTACCACACCGCCAGCGCAAGTTAAAAATATTCGCCAAAGTCAACGACCTGCCATAGTTAGCAATAGTAGCCCTTTGCAAACAGCTCGCATTGTTTTGGATTTAGATCGCCCTACACCTTGGCAAGTCAGACAAGGATTACCAATCAAAACCCTACTTGATGATCCCAACAGCCCAGTTCCTAACGCATCTGCACCAGTTAACCGAGAGTGGACAATTGTCTTGGATGGTATAGCTGATGCTAGTTTAATTCAGCGATATACACCCTTACCTGCAACCCAGTCCCCAATCTTACAACCCAATCAGCTCAAACAATCACAGTCAAATCAAAGATTAGAGCCATTGATTCAAAAAGTAGAGGTGGTGAATAATCAGACTTTGATCAGTCTGAGCGTTCCATTGGATTTATCTCCCCAAATTAGCAGCATAGCTAATCCTAATCGCCTAGTAATTGATTTACGACCCGATGCTCTAAACACAAGAGATATCAACTGGGCTACAGGATTACGTTGGCGACAACAGTTGATCAATTTAGGTGCAGACCGATTTCCTGTAGTGTGGTTAGAAGTCAATCCCCGGACTGTGGGACTAACTTTAAAACCTATGGTGGCAACCGCAGGTACTTTAATAGGCACAGCCCCCATTATTCAAACAGCCCAAAGATATCTAGCTGTAGCCGCCATCAACGCTGGTTATTTTAACCGCAATAACAGATTACCCTTGGGTGCAGTGCGTCGGGATGGTCAATGGTTATCTAGTCCTATTCTCAACCGAGGTGCGATCGCCTGGAATGATTCTGGACAATTTCACTTTGGTCGCCTGACTCTACAAGAAACTTTAATTGCTGCTAATAACCTGCGATTACCAATTTTGTTTCTCAACAGTGGCTATGTACAAAGTGGTATTGCTCGTTACACCCCGGTTTGGGGGGAAACCTATACACCCCTAACAGACAATGAAATTGTCCTGGTTGTCCAAAAAGACCAAATCACCAATCAATTAGCAGGTGGTAAAGCTGGTCAAACTAACCTTCCCATTCCCAAAGACGGATATTTATTAACTTTACGTGGTAGCGCCACCAACACAGCATCTCAATTAGCTGTGGGTTCTGCTGTCCGTATCAGTAGCACCACTACGCCTGCTGAGTTTAATCGTTATCCCCACATTATCGGTGCTGGGCCTTTACTGCTGCAAAATAGTCAAATTGTCCTCGATGCTCAAGCCGAACAATTTAGTAAAGCCTTCATTGCCCAAAAGGCTAGTCGCAGTGGCATTTGCACAACTGCCAACGGTAGTTTGATGATTACTGCTGTACATAATCGCGCAGGTGGCCCTGGTCCCACTTTGGCAGAATACGCCCAATTAATGCAGCTGTTAGGCTGTGTAAATGCCCTCAACTTAGACGGCGGTAGTTCCACTAGTCTTTACCTAGGAGGACAACTACTAGACCGTTATCCTAACACTGCTGCTCGTGTACATAACGGTATTGGCATTTTCCTACAACCAAGGTAA